The proteins below are encoded in one region of Pontibacter deserti:
- a CDS encoding bestrophin family protein produces the protein MIIRPKLNWLRMLFVWRGSVLKEILPRLITLFVLSLLVVYLRGKLFDFKIPLNPAPFTLIGIALAIFLGFRNNASYDRFWEGRKLWGALLNVTRSLARQSATMSGLSSDSKEVHHFIHLLIAFTYSLKHQLRLTDATEDMQRLLPLPLASALQQARYKPIMLLKEMGLWVQYRKQQGSIDTITQTAFDNNFNQLSDIVGGCERIAGTPIPYPYSVLLHRTVYAFCFLLPFGLVDSIGWMTPFFVVFVGYTFMALDAIISEIEEPFGIAPNDLALNSMSQMIETTLLEIIDQPAPIFPESKDPYILN, from the coding sequence ATGATAATAAGACCAAAACTTAACTGGCTAAGGATGCTTTTTGTTTGGCGGGGATCTGTTCTGAAAGAGATACTTCCGAGGCTTATTACATTGTTTGTGCTTTCGCTGCTGGTTGTATACCTGCGTGGGAAGTTGTTCGATTTTAAAATACCTCTTAACCCTGCACCATTTACCTTGATAGGCATTGCTCTAGCTATATTTCTTGGCTTCCGGAACAATGCAAGCTATGACCGGTTCTGGGAAGGACGCAAACTATGGGGCGCATTGCTTAACGTTACCCGCTCACTGGCAAGGCAAAGCGCTACCATGAGCGGACTATCCTCAGACTCAAAAGAAGTCCACCACTTCATTCATCTGCTGATTGCTTTTACTTACTCCCTAAAGCACCAGTTAAGACTTACAGATGCAACAGAAGACATGCAACGGCTCCTGCCACTTCCGCTGGCCAGTGCTCTACAACAGGCCAGGTATAAACCCATCATGCTACTGAAGGAAATGGGGCTTTGGGTGCAGTACCGCAAACAGCAAGGAAGTATAGATACGATCACCCAGACAGCCTTTGACAATAATTTTAACCAGCTTTCAGATATTGTGGGTGGTTGCGAACGAATTGCCGGCACTCCTATTCCGTATCCCTACAGTGTATTATTGCATCGTACAGTATATGCTTTTTGCTTTTTGCTGCCTTTTGGTCTGGTAGACAGCATCGGGTGGATGACACCTTTCTTCGTGGTTTTTGTAGGCTATACTTTTATGGCCCTGGATGCCATCATAAGCGAGATTGAAGAACCTTTCGGTATCGCCCCTAACGACCTTGCCCTGAACAGCATGAGCCAGATGATCGAAACCACTCTTCTGGAAATAATAGATCAGCCTGCACCCATATTCCCAGAAAGTAAAGATCCTTATATTTTAAATTAA
- a CDS encoding CDP-alcohol phosphatidyltransferase family protein gives MRKGPYFIVNGITLYRLLAAFLLLLLLFYKRLDLFKWLLPLSFFTDAIDGFLARKYKTASILGSKLDSIADQFTIIAAIAGMFIFRGDFVRENVAVIAVVLGLYFIQTVLALIRYNRISSFHTYLAKIAAILSGIFLILLFLLPEPLYPLFYVMAILTGIELLEEIILVFVLPEWQADVKGLYWILQKKR, from the coding sequence ATGAGGAAAGGGCCATACTTTATAGTTAACGGGATTACACTTTACCGGCTGCTCGCTGCTTTCTTGCTGTTACTGCTGCTCTTTTACAAAAGGCTGGACTTATTTAAGTGGCTGCTGCCCCTTAGTTTTTTTACAGATGCCATTGATGGTTTTCTGGCGCGTAAGTATAAAACAGCAAGTATTCTAGGCTCTAAGCTCGACTCGATAGCAGATCAGTTTACGATTATTGCTGCAATTGCCGGTATGTTTATTTTTAGAGGGGATTTTGTACGGGAAAACGTAGCTGTTATAGCCGTTGTGCTTGGCTTATACTTTATCCAGACAGTTTTAGCCCTGATCCGTTACAACCGGATAAGTAGTTTCCATACCTACCTGGCTAAAATAGCAGCCATACTTAGCGGAATTTTCCTGATACTGCTATTCTTGCTGCCTGAGCCACTTTACCCGCTGTTCTATGTAATGGCCATACTTACAGGTATAGAATTGCTGGAAGAGATCATACTTGTGTTTGTGTTACCGGAGTGGCAGGCAGATGTTAAAGGGCTTTACTGGATTTTACAGAAAAAGAGGTGA